A genome region from Panicum virgatum strain AP13 chromosome 4K, P.virgatum_v5, whole genome shotgun sequence includes the following:
- the LOC120701964 gene encoding uncharacterized protein LOC120701964, whose amino-acid sequence MAPHEFYDTQVLSFPIRAKKPTTDEQFNCFVDMIQQVNINVPLMNAMKVPTYARYLKDIINNKRPLPTTEVIKLTEACSAAILHQLPEKKKDPGCPTIRCSIGAQSFDKALCDPGASVSVMPKAVFNQLNYSALTPTPMQLQLANSLVRHPEGIAEDVPVMVRDCFVPVDFVVLDMDNQKYTTLILGRPFLNTADAHIDVGAGEIRLHINGKEEKFDFRPKKERCLMIRVKFGPNPQKIKEVKVTPSHKDSLITFMKMFIKVDQTRSKRSKKKGN is encoded by the coding sequence ATGGCTCCACACGAATTCTATGATACCCAAGTATTGTCGTTCCCTATAAGGGCAAAGAAACCAACTACAGATGAGCAGTTCAACTGCTTTGTTGACATGATTCAACAAGTGAACATCAATGTGCCCTTGATGAATGCAATGAAGGTCCCAACCTACGCTCGCTATCTCAAGGACATAATCAACAACAAGCGACCACTGCCAACTACTGAAGTAATAAAGCTCACTGAGGCATGCAGTGCAGCTATACTTCATCAATTGCCCGAGAAGAAAAAGGATCCAGGGTGCCCAACTATCAGATGCTCGATAGGGGCACAGAGCTTCGACAAAGCCCTATGTGACCCGGGTGCCAGTGTCAGTGTGATGCCTAAGGCAGTCTTTAATCAGCTCAATTACTCAGCGTTGACTCCAACACCGATGCAGTTGCAGTTGGCCAACTCCTTGGTACGACACCCGGAGGGAATTGCTGAGGATGTTCCAGTGATGGTGCGGGACTGTTTCGTCCCTGTTGACTTTGTGGTACTTGATATGGATAATCAGAAGTACACCACCCTCATTCTGGGAAGGCCATTCCTTAATACAGCAGATGCACACATCGATGTTGGAGCCGGAGAAATCCGACTCCATATCAATGGTaaagaggagaaatttgacTTCCGGCCTAAGAAGGAGCGGTGCTTAATGATCCGGgtcaaatttgggccaaatcctCAAAAGATCAAAGAAGTCAAAGTTACACCTTCTCATAAAGATAGCCTTATCACCTTCATGAAGATGTTCATAAAGGTTGATCAGACAAGATCGAAAAGGTCTAAGAAGAAGGGTAATTAA